From Virgibacillus ihumii, the proteins below share one genomic window:
- a CDS encoding sodium/proline symporter, protein MSIIIIEFVVYCVAIMGIGYFFSRKSETHSDFLLGGKKLPGWALAFSERATGESAWLLLGYTGFVFMSGLSGIWVAAGIATGIIFAWLFLAKKFMRETDKYGVLTLPDYLAARFSEKANTIRWLSTLLIAGFLMFYVGAQMAGAGKMLFTTFDMPPVTGVVLSTIVIIAIAFAGGFISVVWTDMIQSVMMLITLVVLPIVALIYINTNDLSISQSLADAGSSFNSWFGGLTGFAIGVLFFNNFSWFFGFLGGQPQLSARFMALKNDKEAKQGSIVAIIWTVLAYSGAFMIGICAITMYSQGSFADVEIILPTMILELMPPWIAGILLAGVLAAIITTADSQLMVVTSSVSEDIINKSMGIDLTEKQLIWVSRISVIFFGLIGMTIALVSESLLYLVVSWAWAGVGCTLSPAILMAFFWKRYSGAGVIATILAGLISTVVWISTPLESIITSKFTTFFIAAFFGIIFSLLMPDKEQKLSGDKTEEAL, encoded by the coding sequence ATGAGTATTATCATTATTGAGTTCGTAGTGTACTGTGTGGCAATTATGGGAATTGGTTATTTTTTCAGCAGGAAAAGCGAAACACACTCAGATTTCCTGTTGGGCGGGAAGAAACTTCCCGGCTGGGCTCTCGCATTTTCCGAACGTGCAACAGGTGAATCCGCTTGGCTGTTATTGGGATATACCGGTTTTGTATTTATGTCGGGATTGTCCGGGATTTGGGTAGCAGCAGGGATTGCCACAGGAATTATATTTGCTTGGCTGTTTCTCGCAAAAAAGTTCATGCGTGAAACTGACAAATACGGTGTCCTGACTCTTCCTGATTACTTGGCAGCCCGTTTCAGTGAGAAGGCCAACACGATCAGATGGTTGTCAACACTTCTAATTGCCGGATTTTTAATGTTTTATGTCGGTGCCCAAATGGCAGGTGCCGGTAAGATGCTTTTTACTACCTTTGATATGCCGCCTGTAACTGGTGTAGTCCTTTCAACCATCGTCATCATTGCAATTGCCTTTGCAGGAGGATTCATTTCAGTCGTCTGGACAGACATGATTCAAAGTGTCATGATGCTGATAACACTGGTGGTATTACCGATTGTTGCACTAATCTACATTAACACGAATGATTTGTCGATTAGTCAATCCCTTGCTGATGCGGGCAGTTCGTTTAATTCCTGGTTTGGCGGATTAACCGGTTTCGCAATTGGTGTTTTATTCTTTAACAATTTTTCATGGTTTTTCGGATTTTTGGGTGGACAACCACAGTTGAGTGCCCGATTCATGGCACTTAAAAATGACAAAGAAGCGAAGCAGGGCAGTATAGTCGCAATAATTTGGACAGTCCTTGCCTATAGCGGTGCATTCATGATTGGTATTTGTGCAATAACAATGTACAGTCAAGGTTCTTTTGCAGATGTTGAAATTATACTTCCTACGATGATTCTGGAGCTGATGCCGCCTTGGATAGCCGGTATATTGCTGGCAGGGGTCCTTGCCGCTATTATCACTACTGCCGATTCACAGCTGATGGTTGTGACAAGCTCGGTGAGCGAAGACATCATTAACAAATCGATGGGAATTGATTTAACTGAAAAACAATTGATTTGGGTTTCCCGGATTTCCGTCATTTTTTTCGGACTGATTGGGATGACGATCGCGCTTGTATCGGAATCACTGCTCTACCTGGTAGTAAGCTGGGCATGGGCAGGTGTCGGCTGTACTCTTTCCCCGGCAATTCTAATGGCGTTTTTCTGGAAACGATACTCCGGTGCCGGTGTAATCGCAACCATTTTGGCAGGACTGATTTCCACTGTCGTTTGGATCAGCACGCCGCTTGAAAGTATCATCACTTCCAAATTCACGACATTTTTCATCGCTGCATTTTTCGGGATTATTTTCAGCCTGCTGATGCCTGACAAAGAACAAAAACTTTCCGGCGATAAAACGGAGGAAGCGTTATAA
- a CDS encoding NAD(P)-dependent oxidoreductase — protein sequence MVTKSSTIGMIGTGVMGKSMARNLQQAGYSINVYTRTKQKAEELLDAGAGWKESVTDLAAESDIIITMLGYPADVERVYFGSDGLIENAKSGAYVIDMTTSKPALAQEIYRKAKKRGIYAIDAPVSGGDVGARNGALAIMAGGDQKVFDDIYPIFDVLGENIILQGEAGAGQHTKLANQIAIATNMIGVCEAIVYAKKAGLSPSRVLDSISTGAAGSFSLSKLAPRMLEGDYAPGFYVKHFIKDMTIALESAQNMGFSTPGLELSLELYKKLAEKGEEDSGTQALIKLFEA from the coding sequence GTGGTAACAAAAAGTTCAACGATAGGGATGATCGGTACAGGTGTGATGGGGAAAAGCATGGCGCGGAATCTGCAGCAGGCGGGATATTCAATCAATGTGTATACCCGAACAAAGCAGAAAGCCGAGGAACTGCTGGATGCTGGTGCCGGCTGGAAGGAATCAGTGACTGATTTAGCGGCTGAATCTGATATTATCATTACCATGTTAGGCTATCCGGCAGACGTGGAACGAGTTTATTTTGGTTCTGACGGATTGATTGAAAATGCCAAATCAGGTGCATATGTAATTGATATGACCACATCAAAACCTGCGCTGGCTCAGGAAATTTACCGGAAAGCAAAGAAGCGTGGCATTTATGCAATCGATGCACCTGTATCCGGTGGGGATGTTGGTGCAAGAAACGGGGCGCTGGCCATTATGGCCGGTGGTGATCAAAAAGTATTTGATGACATATATCCTATTTTTGATGTGCTTGGTGAAAATATCATTTTACAGGGGGAAGCAGGTGCCGGGCAGCACACTAAACTGGCAAACCAGATCGCAATCGCCACTAACATGATTGGGGTTTGTGAAGCGATTGTTTATGCGAAAAAAGCGGGGCTGAGTCCATCTCGGGTTCTTGACAGTATATCAACCGGAGCGGCAGGAAGTTTTTCATTATCCAAACTTGCACCGCGAATGTTGGAAGGAGACTATGCACCGGGATTTTATGTAAAACACTTTATTAAAGATATGACAATCGCATTAGAATCCGCGCAGAATATGGGCTTTTCAACACCAGGACTTGAGCTCTCCCTTGAACTGTATAAAAAACTTGCGGAAAAAGGTGAGGAAGACAGTGGAACACAGGCATTAATTAAATTGTTTGAAGCATAA
- a CDS encoding reverse transcriptase-like protein, which produces MIEVYTDGASSGDPGISGAGIYIKAAGQTYEYSIPLGKMSNHEAEFLAIVNALEICLIQFPDEILSFRSDSKLAVDTIEKDFTKNERFLPLLEKIRAASDDFPYFFIKWIPEKQNGQADKLARKAIQSQK; this is translated from the coding sequence TTGATTGAAGTATATACAGATGGTGCTTCAAGCGGTGATCCCGGAATCAGTGGAGCGGGTATTTATATAAAAGCTGCCGGACAGACATATGAATATTCAATTCCTTTGGGCAAGATGTCCAATCATGAGGCGGAATTTCTTGCAATAGTAAACGCTTTGGAAATCTGCCTGATACAGTTCCCGGATGAAATTTTGTCATTCCGGTCCGACTCCAAACTTGCGGTCGATACAATTGAAAAAGATTTCACAAAAAACGAGCGCTTTCTTCCTCTTTTGGAGAAAATACGTGCAGCATCAGACGATTTCCCTTACTTTTTTATAAAATGGATTCCGGAAAAGCAGAATGGTCAAGCAGACAAACTGGCACGAAAGGCAATTCAATCGCAAAAATAA
- a CDS encoding NAD(P)H-quinone oxidoreductase produces MKAIIAKKPGGTEQLTVTEKPKPEPNEYELLIKVEAAAINRTDIINRQSESGYLDIPILGVEVAGTVEQAGPDTNIQPGTRVMGLVNGGGYAEYAVMPANRAMEIPENLSFEQAAAIPEVFLTAYQTLFWHGRLAEGEKVLVHAGGSGVGTAAIQLAKQISNAQVLTTAGSQEKLDFAESLGADVCINYKKLEFDEKISQATEDRGTDVILDFIGASYWRKNMNSIAVDGRWVLIGLLGGAQLEKVNLWELMSKRIQLTGTLLTPRDNQYKADLTAEFVSTALPLCKNEKIRPIVDQVFPFEEIQQAHEHMEGNKNIGKIILKVD; encoded by the coding sequence ATGAAAGCAATTATTGCAAAAAAACCTGGCGGCACGGAACAATTAACCGTCACGGAGAAGCCGAAACCTGAGCCAAATGAGTATGAACTGCTGATCAAGGTAGAAGCAGCAGCAATTAACCGGACAGACATTATCAATCGACAAAGCGAATCCGGCTACCTGGATATCCCTATTCTGGGTGTTGAAGTTGCCGGAACAGTCGAACAGGCTGGGCCCGATACCAACATTCAACCGGGCACAAGGGTTATGGGGCTTGTTAATGGCGGAGGATATGCGGAATATGCTGTGATGCCGGCAAACCGTGCGATGGAGATTCCGGAAAACCTGTCATTTGAGCAGGCAGCAGCCATTCCAGAAGTATTTTTGACGGCCTATCAAACGTTGTTCTGGCACGGCAGACTGGCTGAAGGTGAAAAAGTTTTGGTTCATGCCGGGGGAAGTGGCGTTGGCACAGCAGCCATTCAATTGGCAAAACAAATCAGCAATGCACAGGTCCTGACAACAGCCGGCTCACAGGAAAAACTTGATTTTGCCGAATCATTGGGAGCAGACGTGTGCATAAATTATAAAAAGCTGGAGTTTGACGAAAAAATTTCACAGGCAACCGAAGACCGTGGTACAGATGTAATTCTCGATTTTATCGGAGCATCGTACTGGCGGAAAAACATGAACAGCATTGCAGTGGATGGCCGTTGGGTCTTGATTGGCCTGCTCGGCGGTGCACAACTGGAAAAAGTTAACCTGTGGGAGTTAATGTCCAAACGGATTCAGTTGACCGGCACACTTCTTACCCCAAGAGATAACCAGTATAAAGCTGACCTCACTGCAGAATTTGTGTCAACAGCACTGCCACTCTGCAAGAACGAAAAAATCCGTCCTATCGTGGATCAGGTATTTCCATTCGAAGAAATCCAGCAGGCACATGAACATATGGAAGGCAACAAAAACATTGGGAAGATTATTTTAAAAGTGGATTGA
- a CDS encoding GNAT family N-acetyltransferase yields MEPNLRLRTIEKTDLEFLHKLNNDPDVMKFWFEEPYMSMEKLKEAYEKSQNSTQHRQFILALDNEKIGYVGLFGIESRHRHAEFGIMIDPSYQGNGYAGKSTNLALEYGFNQLNLNKIILYVAKKNEKAVHIYEKAGFQIEGDLKEHFFVDGSYHDAVLMSIFRQDF; encoded by the coding sequence ATGGAACCGAATTTACGTCTGCGAACAATTGAAAAGACCGATCTGGAATTTTTGCACAAACTTAATAATGACCCCGATGTGATGAAATTCTGGTTTGAAGAACCATACATGTCAATGGAAAAACTGAAAGAAGCGTATGAAAAAAGTCAGAACAGCACACAGCATCGGCAGTTTATCCTAGCTTTGGATAACGAAAAAATCGGCTATGTGGGACTGTTTGGAATTGAGAGTAGACATCGACATGCCGAGTTTGGCATCATGATTGATCCATCTTATCAGGGAAACGGATATGCTGGAAAATCAACAAATCTCGCACTGGAATACGGGTTTAACCAGTTGAATCTGAACAAAATCATTTTATACGTCGCTAAAAAAAATGAAAAAGCCGTCCACATTTATGAAAAAGCTGGCTTTCAAATTGAAGGAGACTTAAAAGAGCACTTTTTTGTCGATGGCAGCTATCATGATGCGGTTTTGATGAGTATCTTCCGACAAGACTTTTAA
- the cysQ gene encoding 3'(2'),5'-bisphosphate nucleotidase CysQ produces MAEVSLKKLLDISLQAGHEILDVYKKDIEVEVKEDDSPLTQADQRSHKAIMNGLQDAYAGIPVLSEEGRDISYEERKDWKQFFLVDPLDGTKEFIKKNGEFTVNIALIDEKYPAMGVIYAPVLDTFYFGREGLGAFKLEGASKADVADEDDLVEKSVQLPEVTEGSVVNVVASRSHMSAETEEFIDGLRANKEVDVVSAGSSLKFCLVAEGKADFYPRYAPTMEWDTGAGQAIVEAAGGQVLRHEDEERFYYNRENLKNGWFLVKGKA; encoded by the coding sequence ATGGCTGAGGTAAGTCTGAAAAAGCTGTTGGACATTTCCTTGCAGGCAGGACACGAGATTCTTGATGTTTACAAAAAAGACATCGAGGTTGAGGTTAAAGAAGATGATTCACCATTGACCCAGGCTGACCAGCGTTCACACAAGGCAATTATGAACGGACTCCAGGATGCATACGCCGGAATCCCTGTTCTAAGTGAGGAAGGCCGTGATATTTCGTATGAAGAGCGAAAAGACTGGAAGCAGTTCTTTTTGGTGGACCCCCTCGACGGCACAAAAGAGTTCATCAAGAAAAATGGCGAGTTTACTGTGAATATTGCCTTAATTGACGAAAAATACCCGGCTATGGGCGTTATCTACGCACCGGTTCTTGATACGTTTTATTTTGGACGTGAAGGTTTGGGTGCATTCAAACTGGAAGGCGCATCAAAAGCGGATGTTGCTGATGAAGATGATTTGGTTGAGAAAAGTGTTCAACTGCCTGAAGTAACAGAAGGCAGTGTTGTCAATGTGGTGGCCAGCCGCTCCCACATGTCAGCTGAAACCGAAGAATTTATTGACGGTTTGCGTGCAAATAAGGAAGTCGATGTCGTTTCTGCCGGGAGTTCACTGAAGTTTTGTCTTGTTGCAGAAGGAAAAGCTGACTTCTATCCGCGCTATGCCCCAACAATGGAATGGGACACCGGGGCCGGACAAGCAATTGTAGAAGCTGCCGGCGGACAGGTGTTGCGTCATGAGGATGAGGAGCGATTTTATTATAATCGTGAGAATTTGAAAAATGGATGGTTTTTGGTTAAAGGGAAAGCATAA
- the cysC gene encoding adenylyl-sulfate kinase: MAKSDNIVWHDSKVTKKDRQKLNNHKSAVIWFTGLSGSGKSTVSVELEKELHAQGVRTYRLDGDNVRHGLNKNLGFSPEDRKENIRRIGEVSKLMVDAGLFTLTAFISPYREDRDDVRELMKDGEFIEVFVNASVETCESRDPKGLYKKARAGEIKGFTGIDAPYEAPKNPEVTVDTDKQSLEESVQQIVAYLKEKGYVK, translated from the coding sequence ATGGCAAAATCTGATAATATCGTATGGCACGATTCAAAAGTTACAAAAAAAGACAGACAGAAATTGAACAACCATAAAAGTGCGGTTATCTGGTTTACTGGTTTATCCGGTTCCGGAAAATCGACCGTATCTGTAGAACTGGAAAAAGAACTGCATGCACAGGGTGTACGCACTTATCGCCTGGATGGCGACAATGTCCGTCATGGTTTAAACAAGAATCTCGGCTTCAGTCCGGAAGACCGTAAAGAAAATATTCGCCGCATCGGGGAAGTATCCAAGCTGATGGTGGATGCGGGCTTGTTCACCCTGACTGCGTTTATTTCACCATATCGTGAGGACCGTGATGATGTGCGTGAACTAATGAAAGATGGCGAGTTCATTGAAGTATTTGTAAATGCAAGTGTGGAAACGTGTGAATCCCGTGATCCAAAAGGCTTGTACAAAAAAGCACGCGCAGGTGAGATTAAAGGCTTCACCGGAATCGATGCCCCATATGAAGCGCCGAAAAATCCGGAAGTGACCGTTGATACGGATAAGCAGAGCCTGGAAGAGTCCGTTCAGCAAATTGTTGCTTATCTGAAAGAGAAAGGATATGTAAAATAA